Part of the Flavobacterium okayamense genome, TAATCTCACCAAGATTTAAGCAACCTAAGGCTGAATATATTAAAAACAAGATTAATTAGTAAAAAACCCGATCACGCAGATTTTTAATCTGCGCGAGTCTAAGTTGAATTTGCACGGAAAACATTTCCGCGCCATCGGATAAATTTGGAGAACATTTAAGAACCATAACATTACCTACTGGTGCAACTAGACAAACAACAACAAATAGTAGTGCTTCTTCTAACGTAAAAACCTGTTTTTAAAATGAAATATTTGAATTTTTTTAAAATAATTTTAGTTTTATTGTTTCTTTTTATTTTATTACCAAATAATAAAGCAATTATTCCAAACATTTTAATGTTATTATCCTCTTCAATGATGTTAACAGGAGAAAATTTAAGTATGTTTGAAGTTAGTATGTCTGTTTTGAGTGTTTTATCGTTAATGTCTATTTTTTTAATTTTTTTAAAAAATAAATTTTTAACCCTTTTTGGAATTTTATTTTTCTGGTTATGGATTTTTTATTTTTTTTTAAATTATGATAGTAATAGATTTATAAAATTTTCTATTCTTTCATATATAAGTTTGGGGATGTTTTTAATTTTGAGTGTATTTATAGTTAAAAGCATTTTTGATAAAAAAAATAAAGCTGGATCTAAAATTTGATGAAGATTTTTATTAAACTAATTGTTTTTTTGATGTTTTGTTTTTCTTTTGGACAAAAGAATACAAATAAAATAAAAGTGTATGTAAAATTAGAAATTGATGACACTTGTTTTAGAAAGCAAAAATTTTTTTCAGAAGAAGAACAAGGAATTATATTTAATAATCAATGCAAATCAGGTGATAGTTTTTTGTTTAAAAAAACTAGTACTTCAGATACAATTTGCATAACTAAATTGAAAAAATATAAAATTTCTTCAAGCGCAAAAATAAAGGAAATTGAGAAAAAGTGGAGAAAAGATAAATTTACTGAAGTTCAACAAAAGAATAAAAGAGAAGGAAGGCTCACTTTACCTTATCATACCTTTGATAAAAATTATATATTTGAAACCTACTTAATTGAAAAAATTTCAGATGATAAATTTGTCGTTTATCCTGTTATTTGGAGAGGTCAAAATGTTAAACAATGAAAAATTCAATTTTAATATTTATCTCATTTTTGTTTTTTACAAATTTTTTATTATCACAGGAAAATACTTATTTTCTTAAAATGGATGAAAATTTCAAAATTATAAAATCTGAAGATGGTAAAAAAGTTTTACAAGCCTCACTTTATGTTGAAAACGGAACAAATTTTGACGTTTATTATTTCATACTTGAAGATTCAAATTTTGTTGAGTTTAAAGAAAATGGAGAAGAATTGAATTTTAAAGGTGCTAAAATAATAGATAAAACTTTTTATAGTAAAATGTCTCCTTGTGAACTTCACTATTTTCTTAGTTCTAATAGAAATTTATATTTAGTTAAAGAAAGTGATAATAAATTTTTTGGCTGGTATTTGTTTTATCAATATACTTCCAAAAACACGATAATATCTGTTCAGACTACAAGAATTTAGTGTTTTATTACTATCACGATTTATTCGGGATATTTTATTTTGTAAATTTGAAACTTCAAAATTTACACCATGCAATACACGTTTTTACCCAATACCCAATTAAAAGTTAGTACGATTTGTTTAGGTACCATGACTTTTGGTAACCAAAACACCGAAGATGAAGCACACCAACAATTAGATTATGCTATAGACAGAGGCATTAATTTTATCGATACTGCTGAAATGTATCCAATAGGTGGAAATGCTCAAATTTTTGGAAGTACAGAGAGGCATATTGGAAGTTGGATAAAAAAAACAGGGAACCGTGATAAAATTGTTTTGGCTACTAAAATTGCGGGTCCAAATCGTGGGATGGAATATATTCGTCAGCCTTTAGATTTTTCTAAAAAGAGTATTACTGAAGCGGTAGAATTGAGTTTAAAAAACTTACAAACTGATTATATTGATTTGTACCAAATGCACTGGCCAGAACGGGTAATGAATATGTTTCAAAAACGTGGTGTGCAAGAATTAGATACACAATGGGAAGACAATATAGTTGACGTTTTACAAGTTTTTGATGGATTAATTAAAGATGGAAAAATTAAGCATATTGGAGTTTCTAACGAAAATCCTTGGGGCGTTATGAAGTTTTTAATGGAAAGCGAAAAACATGGTTTACCAAGAATTGCTACCATCCAAAATCCTTATTCATTATTAAATCGCTTATATGAAGTAGGTTTATCTGAAATTACAATGCGAGAAAATGTTGGTTTATTGGCTTATTCGCCACTTGGTTTTGGTGTTTTAACAGGTAAACATTTAAACGGATTTGAAAAAAACTCACGTTTAGATTTATTTCGAAACTTTGTTCGCTATACCAATGATAATTGTACAAAAGCAACCAAACTTTATAAAGATTTAGCCGAAGCGAATGGTTTATCGATTACAGAAATGGCCATTGCTTTTGTGAACCAACAACAATTTGTGACATCGACCATCATTGGAGCAACTTCAATGGAACAATTAAAAGAAAATATTGATGCATTTTCAGTTCAATTGTCACCTGAAATTATTCAGGAAATAGAAAAAATTCAAGAATTAATTCCAAATCCAGCACCGTAATGAAGTTTACGCATTACAAAAATGCTGAAATTGCATATTCAGATGAAGGAACAGGAAAAGTTGTGGTGCTTTTACACGGCTTTTTGGAAAACAGCAAGATGTGGCAATTTCTTCAACCTGAATTAGTAAAACAATATCGTGTAGTTTGCATTGATTTATTGGGACATGGAAAAAGTGAAAGCATAGGTTATGTTCATACTATGGAAGAAATGGCTGATGCTGTTTATGAAGTACTAACACATTTACAAATTGAAAAAGCTACTTTCATTGGTCATTCTATGGGCGGTTATGTTAGTTTAGCCTTTGCCGATTTATACCCTGAACATATAAATGGGCTTGTTTTACTTAATTCTACATCCTTTGCAGATAGTGATGAGCGTAAGGCAAATCGCGATAGAGCAATTAAAGCAGTCAAACATAATTACAAAGCTGCGATAAGCATGTCGATTGCAAATCTATTTAGTGAAGAAAACCGAGATAAACTTATTGATGAAATCAATTGGGCAAGAGAAGAAGCGCTAAAAACCCCATTACAAGGTATTGTAGCGGCACAAGAAGGAATGAAACTAAGAAAAGACAGAGAAAGGCTGCTTCATAATACTTCGTTCTCTAAATTGCTTATTTTAGGCCAAAAAGATCCTGTTTTAAATTACGAAGAAAATGTTACGCAAATAAATGACACTAATGTTCAACTAGAGACTTTAGCAGATGGACATATGAGTCATTTAGAAAACAAAAAAGAACTTGAAGTTATACTACTAAACTTTCTTCAATCTATTTAACCATTGTATTGTTTAATTTCAACAATATCTGACGGTAAACTAAAGCCTTCTTTTACTAATTTTTCTAATACTTGTTTCATAACTTCGGTTCTAATTCCAGAATGGTAGGTTTTAGAAGTAGAGCTAAAAGTGTCAATCCAAAATAGCACTTTCAAGTTTATTGTACTCGTTGCAAATTCGTCTAATGCAACTGTAGGCTTTTTTTCACCATCAATAACACCCTCAACACTTTTTACAGTTTCTAAAATAACATTAATTGCTTTAGATATATTACTGCCATAATCTAAACCAATTAAAAAATCGTATCGTAAAAAACCATCAATAGTAAAATTAAACAAGGGGTTTTTTAAAATTTGCCCATTGGGTATAAACACATCTTTCCCGTCAAGTGTTTTAATTCTAGTTTCTCGAACCGATAAATCTACAACATATCCTGTTATACCATTCGACTCTATTAAATCATTAATTTTAAACGGACTTTTAAAGGCCAGGATAATCCCCGCTAAAAAATTTTCTCCAATATCTTTAAATGCAAATCCAATAACAAAAGTTAAAATACCAGCACCTGCAAGTATGTTTGAAGTTAAGTCTTTAAACCCAATTATTCTAAGAAAAATCACCAAAGAAATTAACTTTATAGAGATACTAACGATTTGAGAAATTAAAGTTTTTGTTAATGCCGCTTCTGGTTTATTTTTTATTCTATTTTCAATTAAAACTTTCACTTTATTAGCAATAAAAAAACCCACAACTAGTATAATTATCCCTATTACAATTGATGTAAGATTGTTTTCAATTTTTGAAAAAATTTCGATAAAACTTTCTTTTAAATTTACCATTGTATTTGCTTTAAACTATTTCAACAATATTCTTAGATTCATCCAAAATATCATTAATTAATTTTGTTAGTTCTTCTGTAAAGTTACTCAATATTTGATTATCAATTCTTCCTTGTCCTTCAATTTGAAAAGGAAGAAATCCACATTTAAGATTTTTAAAGGATATTATTCCCGCTTCAATGCCTTCATTAGGTAATCCAAATTTATCTTGGTACATTAATGCGTAACAAAGCAGTTGAATTACTTTATCGTTCTTGATTTCGCTTGTTAAACCTTCGAAACCTGATGTTTTTAAATTACTTCCAATAACTTTACCGGTTTTGTAGTCTATAATTCGGATAATTCCATTTCTTTCTTCTATTCGGTCAACTTTACCAGCAATTTTAACAGGATAAGACAACGCTTCGTTTTGAAGAATACATTCTAAACTTGCTTCTGTTTGCAAAACTTTTATCGTCTCACCATTTTCAATTGAAGCCTTTTCCTGTTTCAAAAAATTAAAAATATTTCTTTTTGCTACTTCAAAAGCAATATAGTTTTTCCCTCTTGTAATATTACCTTCTTTATATGTTTCTTTGAATCTCTCTAAAACAACACTATTAATATTTTGAAACATCTCTTTGTTGATTTCTAAAGTCAATACGTGTCCTAAATAAGGTTCATATAGCTTTTCCAAAGAATCATGTATAATTGTTCCAAGAGTATTTACAGCAATATTTTCTTCAACATCATCAGCTTCGTTTATTCTTAAAATTCGTTGAAAATAAAATTGCATGGGATTTCTAATATAACTTGTTAATGATGAAGGAGAAAAGCCTTTTTCTGTAGCAATTTCTTTTAAACGCAAAAGTAAACTCTCAGTTTTTTGAATTTCCATTCTATCGTATGACTTCTGAGGTAAAACCGCATTATAACTTAATGTTTCAATGCTATGGCTTGACAATTTTTCAATTTCTAATTGCTGTAAAAACCTACTTTTCTCACCAGCATCAATTCCTTCACTATCCGTATTGTATAATAAGAAAATATTTTCTGCTCTAAATAATAGATGATAAAAATGGTAACTATAGATAGCGTCTTTCTCTTTATAGGTAGGCAAACCCAATTCTTTCTTTATATCATAAGGTATAAAAGATTGTTGCGATTTACCAGATGGAAACTTACCTTCATTAACTGATGTAACAATAATGTTCTTAAAATCTAAAACCCTAGATTCTAAAACACCCATTATTTGAAGTCCAGAGAGTGGTTCACCTTCAAATGAAACTTCTGAAATATCTTGAAGTTGTTTATAAAGAGCTAACAATGAATCAATTGAATCAATTCGATTGTATTTACTATTATAACTCTCAATTTTATTTACTAGACTATATACAGAAAAAATAAAGGTTTTATTTAGTTTCTCAACATCTTCATTTGGTTGCAAATAATATTTGATCTTCGATAATATTAGTTTTAACAGTTGTAGAATATCACAAGTACTATAATTTATCCAAGGTTTTAATAGTAATTCAAACAACTCTTCGTTAATGTAGCTTTCAGCTTTTTTGAGTTTGGTTAATGTGTTATAATTGAAAAAAGTAAAATTATTATTTCTAATTTTTTGAATTATGTTTTCACTTTTAAGATAAGGTTCAATTAATGGGTGATTAATAACTGAAATAACATCTTTATAATAAAAGATATAATTTGACTCGCTTCTTTTTAAAGCATTGTAATGAAGCTTTAAGATGTTTAAAACTAATAGGTTGGCTGGATTATTCTTAGTAGGATAACCCATTGTAATATTTAAACTATCCGCTTCATTAGGTAATGAGTTTAAAACGGGTAATAATAAATTTTCATCACCTAAAACAATAGCACAATTATCTAGTTTTTCTCCATTAGACAATAAATTTTCAATGGTTTTACCTACAATTTTCGCTTGTCCTATTGATTTAGGTGTACCAATAATTTGAATTGATTTTTCTTTTTGAAATTCTTGAGAAATCCATTCAAATGGTTTAGTGTAAAATGTTTTCCAATCTTTTTTATATCGTCTTATAAAAAGACCTACATCATGATATTCATTATTTAAAAAGTATTCATCAATATCCCAAAAAACATCTGCATTATTAAATTCATTTAAATGCAAAATAATCTTCTCTTCAGCATCATTCAAGGCATTAAATCCGACAAAGTAGAATTTGTTCTTGTTATTTTCTTTTGAAAATAAACTCAAGTTCTTAACAGCTTCTCTGTAAATTAACCCTTGGTATCCAATCTTCTTATCTAGTAATGATAAATATAATACTTCATAGTACTTAGGTAATAATTGCCAAAATTTCAAATGCTTATCAACTAAATCTGTTTTCTTATTTGGTTGGACATTCCATCGTTCCAATGCTTTAATTTCAGTTAAATAAGTAAAAACATTCTTTGGAGAAATTAGATATCTATCAATTTCATTAAAATCTTGAATTGCAGTTTTAGCCCATGAGGAAAAAAGATCAAATGATTGAGCTTCTTCTTTATCAGTTAATCTTAAATAAACTTCATAGAACTCAAAAAGGATTTCTATAGCATCAACAGATCGTATCTCAGAAATTTCTTGAATTAATTCTTCAATACTTATAATATTTGGAGAAAACAAGGAAACATTAGAAACTTTTCTAATTTCATTTAACAAAAAGACCTTAGCTCTTTTATTAGGTAAAACTACTGTTGTATTCTCAAGTGAATTATTGTTTCGTTTTAATAATTCAATAGCAATCTGCTCTAAAAATGAAGATTTATTCATTTTATAAAAATAAAAAAAACGTCCCGAAAATCGGGACGTTTTAAATATTTATTTAGTGTAAATTATTTTACTAATTTAACTTCAACTCTACGGTTGTTAGCTCTACCTTTAGCAGTTTTGTTAGTATCGATTGGATACTCTTCACCAAAACCTGTAGCACTTAATCTTGTAGCGTCAATACCATTTTCAATTAAATAAGCTTTAACAGCATCAGCTCTTGAAGCAGATAATTTCTTATTGAATTCTGCAGCACCTTGGCTATCAGTATGTCCTTCAATAGAGAACTTAGAAGATGGATACTCTTTTAAGATAGCAGTAATAGCTTGTAAAACTGGCATTGTTTGTTTTTGGAAAGATGATTTACCAGAATCAAACAAAATTGTTTTAGCATAATCATTTAATTTTTTCATTGCCTCTTCAGAAACTTCAGGACATCCGTTATTAGCAACTGTACCAGCAACTGTTGGACACTGATCATCTTTATCAGCTACACCGTCACCATCTGTATCAGGCCAAGGACAACCATTGTTTTCTTTTGGACCAGCAACGTCAACACAGTTATCATCTTTATCAGCTACACCGTCACCGTCAGCATCTGGACAACCATTCATGATTTTTGTACCAGCATCATCAGGACAAGCATCTTCTGAATTGATGATTCCGTCACCATCGTTATCTGGACATCCATTTAATTCTTTGCTTCCTGCCTCTTCTGGACAAGCATCATCTTTATCTGCAATTCCGTCACCATCAGAATCAGGACAACCTTGGAATTCTTCTAAACCAAATACATCTGGACAAGCATC contains:
- a CDS encoding alpha/beta fold hydrolase, which produces MKFTHYKNAEIAYSDEGTGKVVVLLHGFLENSKMWQFLQPELVKQYRVVCIDLLGHGKSESIGYVHTMEEMADAVYEVLTHLQIEKATFIGHSMGGYVSLAFADLYPEHINGLVLLNSTSFADSDERKANRDRAIKAVKHNYKAAISMSIANLFSEENRDKLIDEINWAREEALKTPLQGIVAAQEGMKLRKDRERLLHNTSFSKLLILGQKDPVLNYEENVTQINDTNVQLETLADGHMSHLENKKELEVILLNFLQSI
- a CDS encoding mechanosensitive ion channel family protein, whose protein sequence is MVNLKESFIEIFSKIENNLTSIVIGIIILVVGFFIANKVKVLIENRIKNKPEAALTKTLISQIVSISIKLISLVIFLRIIGFKDLTSNILAGAGILTFVIGFAFKDIGENFLAGIILAFKSPFKINDLIESNGITGYVVDLSVRETRIKTLDGKDVFIPNGQILKNPLFNFTIDGFLRYDFLIGLDYGSNISKAINVILETVKSVEGVIDGEKKPTVALDEFATSTINLKVLFWIDTFSSTSKTYHSGIRTEVMKQVLEKLVKEGFSLPSDIVEIKQYNG
- a CDS encoding aldo/keto reductase, producing the protein MQYTFLPNTQLKVSTICLGTMTFGNQNTEDEAHQQLDYAIDRGINFIDTAEMYPIGGNAQIFGSTERHIGSWIKKTGNRDKIVLATKIAGPNRGMEYIRQPLDFSKKSITEAVELSLKNLQTDYIDLYQMHWPERVMNMFQKRGVQELDTQWEDNIVDVLQVFDGLIKDGKIKHIGVSNENPWGVMKFLMESEKHGLPRIATIQNPYSLLNRLYEVGLSEITMRENVGLLAYSPLGFGVLTGKHLNGFEKNSRLDLFRNFVRYTNDNCTKATKLYKDLAEANGLSITEMAIAFVNQQQFVTSTIIGATSMEQLKENIDAFSVQLSPEIIQEIEKIQELIPNPAP
- a CDS encoding PD-(D/E)XK nuclease family protein gives rise to the protein MNKSSFLEQIAIELLKRNNNSLENTTVVLPNKRAKVFLLNEIRKVSNVSLFSPNIISIEELIQEISEIRSVDAIEILFEFYEVYLRLTDKEEAQSFDLFSSWAKTAIQDFNEIDRYLISPKNVFTYLTEIKALERWNVQPNKKTDLVDKHLKFWQLLPKYYEVLYLSLLDKKIGYQGLIYREAVKNLSLFSKENNKNKFYFVGFNALNDAEEKIILHLNEFNNADVFWDIDEYFLNNEYHDVGLFIRRYKKDWKTFYTKPFEWISQEFQKEKSIQIIGTPKSIGQAKIVGKTIENLLSNGEKLDNCAIVLGDENLLLPVLNSLPNEADSLNITMGYPTKNNPANLLVLNILKLHYNALKRSESNYIFYYKDVISVINHPLIEPYLKSENIIQKIRNNNFTFFNYNTLTKLKKAESYINEELFELLLKPWINYSTCDILQLLKLILSKIKYYLQPNEDVEKLNKTFIFSVYSLVNKIESYNSKYNRIDSIDSLLALYKQLQDISEVSFEGEPLSGLQIMGVLESRVLDFKNIIVTSVNEGKFPSGKSQQSFIPYDIKKELGLPTYKEKDAIYSYHFYHLLFRAENIFLLYNTDSEGIDAGEKSRFLQQLEIEKLSSHSIETLSYNAVLPQKSYDRMEIQKTESLLLRLKEIATEKGFSPSSLTSYIRNPMQFYFQRILRINEADDVEENIAVNTLGTIIHDSLEKLYEPYLGHVLTLEINKEMFQNINSVVLERFKETYKEGNITRGKNYIAFEVAKRNIFNFLKQEKASIENGETIKVLQTEASLECILQNEALSYPVKIAGKVDRIEERNGIIRIIDYKTGKVIGSNLKTSGFEGLTSEIKNDKVIQLLCYALMYQDKFGLPNEGIEAGIISFKNLKCGFLPFQIEGQGRIDNQILSNFTEELTKLINDILDESKNIVEIV
- a CDS encoding OmpA family protein, whose translation is MKHLKIFAAALMFAGLSAQAQDSNNPWAVSFGVNAVDTKISMYGNDKLIFEQLVNADRNWNILPSVSYLNVSRHMGDGFSVGLTASVNKIDKWVVLDNPEFGTKATHQYSVYNPGNLSYYGIDAMVKYSFMDMIGTKWFDPSLNLGGGYQFVGDASAGTVNGGLGLTFWFSEQVGLQLQSTLKYSFDDERMPDADVPTHIQHMAGLTFKFGGKDTDGDGIYDKDDACPDVFGLEEFQGCPDSDGDGIADKDDACPEEAGSKELNGCPDNDGDGIINSEDACPDDAGTKIMNGCPDADGDGVADKDDNCVDVAGPKENNGCPWPDTDGDGVADKDDQCPTVAGTVANNGCPEVSEEAMKKLNDYAKTILFDSGKSSFQKQTMPVLQAITAILKEYPSSKFSIEGHTDSQGAAEFNKKLSASRADAVKAYLIENGIDATRLSATGFGEEYPIDTNKTAKGRANNRRVEVKLVK